One region of Brachyspira hampsonii genomic DNA includes:
- a CDS encoding Eco57I restriction-modification methylase domain-containing protein, whose amino-acid sequence MDKHSTAQHSTAQHSTLNYSSNYVNSDFKNQSYEKILFLIKKFKSNYSQYTNKNYNETETRRDFLDPFFEAFGWDVANRAGKSQTYRDVIHEDKLKVGKETKAPDYAFRIGGSRVFFVEAKKPGVNLKEDSLPAFQLRRYGWSAKLGISFLTDFEELAIYDCTRKPSINDKASTARIEYIHFEDYLDRFDFLYEILNKESIEQGSLEKYIAWSSNKKGTESVDIDFLSTLDNLRTKLASNISKLNKDLSVRDLNYAVQQIIDRIIFLRAAEDRGIEEYGDLKRTCDNKNENFYSNLLGIFKRADGKYNSGLFDFAKDSISGNIEIDNKVIKDIINELYYPLSPYEFSVISVEIMGNAYEQFLGKTITIGRNHSAKIELKPEVRKAGGVYYTPEYIVDYIVENTVGEAIRGKKPEEIANIKILDPACGSGSFLLGAYKYLLNYHIEYYNKIKDRAKFKGSKEDVIKENGDLTIWIKKQILRNNIFGVDIDSNAVEVTKLSLLMKCLEGESPASIQNNQDLFNERALPSLEDNIKCGNSLIGNDFYESQSVLDFDEETQYKINCFDWEDEFKSVFKAGGFDVVIGNPPYVRIHLLDKIQLDYFKDRYSVCKGQIDLYSLFIEKSISYLSKSNGLVSFIVPRFLKFNIDSEEVRKLFLKYNIKQLVEVGKAFKNVSTECIVFLVSKDDKKEDIKIYDYYPNKDVTFIKTMDKNMFYNFPNIIFNTIVSEEEINIINKMLSISVKVSEICSLKRGMEIGKKDIRENKSGILTLLGEEVSKYQIAYENTYCLENHKEVSRLKLFSEVEKILIRRVANQLIATYDNENYYFIKNLYSLISKDYNLKYILGLLNSKLLNFFFKKYFTTKKEDIFPEIQAYHINELPIYKIDLDKKEEKEKYNKIIELVDSMIILNKKILSEKNPNSLNMINRQIYACEKQLDNLIFSIYNLNDEERMIIEGD is encoded by the coding sequence ATGGATAAGCACAGCACAGCACAGCACAGCACAGCACAGCACAGCACTTTAAACTATTCTAGTAATTATGTCAACTCTGATTTTAAAAATCAGTCATACGAAAAAATACTTTTTCTAATTAAAAAATTTAAATCTAATTATTCTCAATACACTAACAAAAATTATAATGAAACGGAGACTAGAAGGGATTTTTTGGATCCGTTTTTTGAGGCGTTCGGTTGGGATGTGGCTAACAGGGCGGGTAAGTCTCAGACTTATAGAGATGTTATTCATGAGGATAAGCTCAAAGTGGGTAAAGAGACAAAGGCTCCTGATTATGCTTTTCGTATTGGGGGGAGTAGGGTTTTCTTTGTGGAGGCGAAAAAGCCCGGGGTTAATCTTAAAGAGGACAGTTTGCCTGCTTTTCAGCTTAGGAGGTATGGTTGGAGTGCTAAACTCGGAATCAGTTTTCTCACTGATTTTGAGGAGCTTGCTATTTATGACTGCACTAGAAAGCCTAGCATAAATGATAAGGCTTCTACTGCTAGGATTGAGTATATTCATTTTGAAGATTATCTTGATAGGTTTGATTTTCTTTATGAGATACTTAATAAAGAGAGTATTGAGCAGGGTTCGCTTGAAAAATATATTGCGTGGAGTTCAAACAAAAAAGGTACTGAAAGCGTTGATATTGATTTTTTAAGCACGCTTGACAATTTGCGTACTAAACTTGCTTCTAATATATCTAAATTAAACAAAGATTTGTCTGTAAGGGATTTGAATTATGCGGTTCAGCAGATTATTGACAGGATTATATTTTTGAGGGCGGCTGAGGACAGAGGCATTGAAGAGTATGGGGATTTAAAAAGGACATGCGATAATAAGAATGAGAATTTTTATAGTAATCTTTTGGGGATTTTTAAAAGGGCTGACGGTAAATATAATTCGGGGCTTTTTGATTTTGCTAAAGACAGTATAAGCGGTAATATAGAGATTGACAATAAGGTGATAAAGGATATTATTAATGAGCTTTATTATCCTTTGAGTCCTTATGAGTTTTCTGTGATATCGGTTGAGATAATGGGGAATGCTTATGAGCAGTTTTTGGGTAAGACTATCACTATAGGGAGGAATCATAGTGCGAAGATAGAATTAAAACCAGAGGTGCGTAAGGCTGGAGGGGTGTATTATACGCCTGAGTATATAGTTGATTATATAGTGGAGAACACGGTTGGGGAGGCTATAAGGGGTAAGAAGCCAGAAGAGATTGCGAATATAAAAATATTGGATCCTGCTTGCGGCAGCGGAAGTTTTTTGCTTGGGGCGTATAAATATTTACTTAATTATCATATTGAATATTATAATAAGATAAAGGACAGGGCGAAGTTTAAGGGGTCGAAAGAAGATGTAATAAAAGAGAATGGGGATTTGACAATTTGGATAAAGAAGCAGATATTACGCAACAATATATTTGGGGTGGACATAGACAGCAATGCGGTTGAGGTAACGAAATTATCGCTTCTTATGAAATGTTTGGAGGGAGAGAGTCCAGCGTCAATACAGAACAATCAGGATTTATTTAATGAGCGGGCTTTACCGTCATTGGAGGATAATATCAAGTGCGGTAATAGTTTAATAGGTAATGATTTTTACGAGAGCCAGTCGGTGCTTGATTTTGACGAGGAGACGCAGTATAAAATAAATTGTTTTGATTGGGAAGATGAGTTTAAAAGCGTTTTTAAAGCGGGCGGTTTCGATGTGGTGATAGGCAATCCGCCGTATGTAAGAATACATTTATTAGATAAAATACAGCTAGATTATTTTAAAGATAGATATTCTGTATGTAAAGGTCAAATTGACTTATACAGTCTTTTTATAGAAAAATCTATATCTTATTTATCAAAATCAAATGGTTTAGTTAGTTTCATCGTTCCCCGATTTTTAAAATTTAATATAGATAGTGAAGAAGTAAGGAAATTATTTTTAAAATATAATATTAAACAATTAGTAGAAGTTGGAAAGGCTTTTAAAAATGTTAGTACCGAGTGTATAGTTTTTCTAGTTTCAAAAGATGATAAAAAAGAAGATATAAAAATATATGACTATTATCCAAATAAAGATGTTACATTTATAAAAACTATGGATAAAAATATGTTTTATAATTTTCCAAATATAATTTTTAATACAATAGTTTCAGAAGAAGAAATAAATATTATTAATAAAATGTTATCAATAAGTGTAAAAGTTTCAGAAATATGCAGTTTAAAAAGAGGCATGGAAATTGGTAAAAAAGATATTAGAGAAAATAAATCAGGTATACTAACTTTACTAGGTGAAGAAGTTTCAAAATATCAGATAGCATATGAGAATACATATTGTTTAGAAAATCACAAAGAAGTATCAAGATTAAAATTATTTTCAGAAGTAGAAAAGATTTTAATTAGGAGAGTTGCAAATCAGTTAATAGCTACTTATGATAATGAAAATTATTATTTTATAAAAAATTTATATTCTTTGATTTCAAAAGATTATAATTTAAAGTATATATTGGGTTTACTTAATTCTAAATTGTTAAACTTTTTCTTTAAAAAATATTTTACTACTAAAAAAGAAGATATATTCCCAGAGATACAAGCATATCATATTAATGAATTACCTATATATAAAATAGATTTAGATAAAAAAGAAGAAAAAGAAAAATATAATAAAATTATAGAATTAGTTGACTCTATGATAATTCTAAATAAAAAAATATTATCTGAAAAAAATCCTAATTCTTTAAATATGATAAATAGGCAAATTTACGCTTGTGAAAAACAACTTGATAATTTGATATTTTCTATTTATAATTTAAATGATGAAGAAAGAATGATTATAGAAGGAGATTAA
- a CDS encoding RES family NAD+ phosphorylase, whose protein sequence is MEEDNKKDINPVWAVAIVLLYFKYKIMIDVEDFKKEIIYNNRFFPKHNIIDVVKKEALNYKFILEKDSELYRSRIFKDDVIKQEVNEDKQIIGYDEKNSMAPSPEIAKAGRANPEKISYLYTSEDIKTSIKEVRPMIDSFVSVAEIKILCDLTLFDITKFTFENIENIKTELVSLNECFSNVNYGNDIDYIPTQYIAELLKNLGFDGIRFGSSLNKGGINITLFNHEKNCKFIKSKLYFISDIDVKYSSDVMKIVESLSDDSFYKFLDLYNDINKK, encoded by the coding sequence ATGGAAGAAGATAATAAAAAAGATATTAATCCAGTATGGGCTGTAGCAATTGTTTTGTTATATTTTAAATATAAAATAATGATTGATGTTGAAGATTTTAAAAAAGAAATAATTTATAATAACAGATTTTTTCCAAAACATAATATAATAGATGTTGTAAAAAAAGAAGCTTTAAATTATAAATTTATATTAGAAAAAGATAGTGAATTGTATCGTAGTAGAATTTTTAAAGATGATGTTATTAAACAGGAAGTTAATGAAGATAAACAAATAATTGGTTATGATGAAAAAAATTCTATGGCACCAAGTCCAGAAATAGCAAAGGCAGGTAGGGCTAATCCTGAAAAAATTAGTTATTTATATACTTCTGAGGATATAAAAACAAGTATAAAAGAAGTTAGACCAATGATAGATAGTTTTGTAAGTGTAGCTGAAATAAAAATTTTGTGCGATTTAACATTATTTGATATTACCAAATTTACATTTGAAAATATTGAAAATATTAAAACAGAACTTGTTTCTTTAAATGAATGTTTTTCCAATGTAAATTATGGAAATGATATAGATTACATACCAACTCAATATATTGCAGAATTATTAAAAAATCTTGGATTTGATGGTATTAGATTTGGCAGTTCTTTAAATAAAGGTGGTATAAATATTACTTTATTTAATCATGAAAAAAATTGTAAATTTATAAAATCTAAATTATATTTTATATCTGATATTGATGTAAAATATTCTAGTGATGTTATGAAAATTGTAGAATCTTTATCTGATGATTCATTTTATAAATTTTTAGATTTGTATAATGATATTAATAAAAAATAG
- a CDS encoding HD domain-containing protein has translation MEILDLERAEYELNKAYKSNPTPWAEHSRYTAKAAKIIASHYNKNSKNKKLDEDNAYIFGLLHDIGRYTGISSERHLIDGYKYCIKYGWDKLAQICISHAFMIQDINTAIGKFDMSEDDYNFMKEFISNAVYDDYDLLIQLCDSLALPTGFCILEKRFIDVALRYGTFPQSALRWKKVFEIKAYFESTIGTSIYNLLPHIRDSII, from the coding sequence ATGGAAATATTAGATTTAGAAAGAGCTGAATACGAATTAAACAAAGCATATAAATCAAACCCAACTCCTTGGGCTGAACATTCAAGATACACTGCCAAAGCTGCAAAAATAATAGCATCACACTACAATAAAAACTCTAAAAACAAAAAACTAGATGAAGATAATGCCTACATATTCGGGCTTCTTCATGATATAGGAAGATATACTGGTATAAGCTCTGAGAGGCATTTAATAGACGGCTACAAATACTGCATTAAATACGGCTGGGATAAATTGGCTCAAATATGTATAAGTCATGCATTTATGATACAAGATATAAACACAGCAATAGGAAAATTTGATATGTCTGAAGATGACTATAACTTTATGAAAGAGTTTATAAGTAATGCAGTATATGATGATTATGATCTTCTTATTCAATTATGCGACAGTCTTGCTTTGCCTACAGGTTTTTGTATTTTAGAAAAAAGGTTCATAGATGTAGCTTTAAGATATGGTACATTTCCCCAAAGTGCTTTAAGGTGGAAGAAAGTATTTGAAATAAAAGCATATTTTGAAAGCACAATAGGAACTTCTATTTACAATTTACTTCCGCATATAAGAGATAGCATCATCTAA